One Natronococcus sp. CG52 DNA window includes the following coding sequences:
- a CDS encoding aldo/keto reductase has protein sequence MEYTKLGTTGTEVSQLCFGTWRFGKETDGVVETTRDEAHELLDTCWDLGINYIDTANVYGDPQGTSEKYIGEWLEDHDRQDFVIASKVYSDMGDRPNDSGLGRKHIREQIDATLERLGTDYLDVYYIHRWDEETPIEETLATLNELVKEGKVNHLGASMMSTWKLTTALWESDVNGWERFEVTQPRFNPAYRDDAPFRQTPEYPVHVSHYLEFCTEQGLAVCPYSPLEGGFLTGKYERDGDNPSGSRGDLEFWIDHFGDREWSVLDEIRSVAEELDATPAQVSLAWMLRQENPSAVPIIGARTPEQLTDSAKAVDITLSDDQFDRITEAY, from the coding sequence ATGGAATACACGAAGCTCGGGACGACAGGAACAGAAGTGTCACAACTGTGTTTTGGAACCTGGCGATTCGGAAAGGAGACCGACGGAGTCGTCGAGACGACCCGCGACGAAGCACACGAGCTACTCGATACCTGTTGGGACCTGGGTATCAACTACATCGATACCGCGAACGTTTACGGCGATCCCCAGGGGACGAGTGAGAAGTACATCGGGGAGTGGCTGGAGGACCACGACCGCCAGGATTTTGTCATCGCATCGAAGGTATACAGCGACATGGGCGACAGACCCAACGACAGCGGGCTGGGGCGGAAACACATCCGGGAACAGATCGATGCCACGCTGGAGCGTCTCGGTACGGACTACCTCGACGTCTACTACATCCACCGCTGGGACGAGGAGACTCCCATCGAGGAGACGCTGGCGACGCTGAACGAACTCGTCAAGGAAGGGAAAGTGAACCACCTTGGCGCGAGTATGATGTCCACTTGGAAACTCACGACCGCGCTCTGGGAGAGCGATGTCAACGGCTGGGAACGGTTTGAAGTAACGCAGCCGCGGTTTAACCCCGCTTACCGAGATGATGCCCCGTTTCGGCAGACGCCCGAGTATCCGGTCCACGTCAGCCATTACCTCGAGTTTTGTACAGAGCAGGGGCTGGCCGTCTGTCCCTATTCGCCGCTGGAGGGCGGCTTCCTGACCGGGAAGTACGAGCGCGACGGCGACAATCCAAGCGGATCGCGCGGTGACTTGGAGTTCTGGATCGACCACTTCGGCGACCGCGAGTGGTCGGTGCTCGACGAGATCCGCAGCGTCGCCGAGGAACTCGACGCGACACCGGCTCAGGTCAGCCTCGCATGGATGCTCCGACAGGAGAATCCGTCGGCCGTTCCGATCATCGGGGCCCGAACGCCGGAACAACTGACCGATAGCGCCAAAGCCGTCGATATCACGCTCTCGGACGACCAGTTCGACCGGATCACCGAGGCGTACTGA
- a CDS encoding mannonate dehydratase — translation MERISVGFRTRWLNDERLRFMSQIGVEDIFVDVVSPGYEADAFPDDLDTDGARHLKLSPDSIPSVERLTELKELFDSFGLRFAGIHSLHYGMYGDIMFDRDGRDEQVEAIATLIERLGQAGIDTLGYQWNPRGVVPMRTEMDATVRGGAKATRWNEEDLGTIDTPPGELERTYTEVECWENYEQFLEEIIPIAEDAGVQMALHPADPPVYEEIGGVPRLFRNVESFERAMSSVPSDAHGLKLCLGCFSEMGEDVPDVIRQFGDNIMFVHFRDVIGTVPEFTETFLDEGNFDPQEAMGALQGIGFKGPVLLDHVPHIEGDTEWRHRSRSYGAGYLRCLIDTCERS, via the coding sequence ATGGAGCGTATCAGTGTCGGCTTCAGGACTCGCTGGTTGAACGACGAACGGCTCCGGTTTATGTCACAGATCGGCGTCGAGGACATCTTCGTCGACGTCGTCTCACCAGGATACGAGGCGGACGCGTTCCCCGACGACCTCGACACTGACGGGGCGAGACATCTCAAGCTATCGCCGGATTCGATCCCCTCGGTCGAACGACTGACCGAGTTGAAGGAACTGTTCGACAGCTTTGGTCTTCGGTTCGCCGGCATTCACTCCCTGCATTACGGGATGTACGGCGACATCATGTTCGACCGAGACGGGCGTGACGAGCAGGTCGAGGCTATCGCGACCCTGATCGAACGACTGGGCCAGGCTGGTATCGACACGCTTGGATATCAGTGGAATCCGCGAGGGGTCGTCCCTATGCGAACCGAGATGGATGCCACTGTGCGAGGCGGTGCAAAAGCGACGCGCTGGAACGAGGAAGATCTCGGCACCATTGATACGCCGCCGGGTGAGCTCGAACGAACGTACACGGAGGTGGAGTGCTGGGAGAACTACGAGCAGTTCCTCGAAGAGATCATACCGATAGCCGAAGACGCGGGCGTTCAGATGGCGCTTCACCCCGCAGATCCCCCGGTATACGAGGAGATCGGCGGCGTCCCGAGACTGTTCCGCAACGTCGAAAGTTTCGAGCGCGCAATGTCGAGTGTTCCCAGCGATGCCCACGGGCTGAAGCTCTGCCTTGGCTGTTTCTCCGAGATGGGCGAAGACGTGCCCGACGTGATCCGGCAGTTCGGAGACAATATCATGTTCGTTCACTTTCGCGACGTCATCGGAACCGTCCCGGAGTTCACCGAGACGTTCCTCGACGAGGGGAACTTCGATCCGCAGGAGGCCATGGGGGCGCTCCAGGGGATCGGATTCAAGGGCCCGGTATTACTTGACCACGTCCCACACATTGAGGGCGACACGGAATGGCGCCATCGGTCGCGTTCGTACGGTGCGGGCTATCTTCGCTGTCTCATCGACACCTGCGAGCGGTCGTAG
- a CDS encoding extracellular solute-binding protein, giving the protein MSDESYSRRKYMGLAAGMAAGGFAGCTGNGSGSGDSITYWGDNPDSDHPQSQQLIQDATDVEVEFTDMRYDSIKEQYLTGANTGTPDAVEATPNHRGDYVSADLIEPLTDRIDDLDYKDGYIGLDTMKHQNETWALPYIGNGRGFVYRQDIFEKYGFDVPDQWSDFIQMGAEITKNEDDMHGFTLTSQKGNTRGLQEFLSFLFQRVDSVFEADGDGFTLNATAEDFGIVFKEYFYDPFFATDTPATNPDARGIDSLAHDIAYMNGNYAAISTGPWVYGLMETSEDTNEQAEENYRNSAATHNPRVEGGEKGTYAEVKPLFVNRHSKNKEEAWKAIKAFTSPEGIQTYLEENPGNLPAHEDVEWTVPENTDNPDWAGFEDVFETGKSYGFWSVSQVSSTWFDLSQKVMYDEIDPMEAGERLHEAWSEKANEM; this is encoded by the coding sequence ATGTCAGACGAAAGCTACAGTAGACGCAAGTACATGGGACTGGCGGCTGGCATGGCAGCTGGTGGTTTCGCAGGTTGCACTGGTAATGGATCCGGTAGCGGAGACAGCATCACATATTGGGGAGACAACCCCGATTCGGACCATCCCCAATCGCAGCAGCTCATCCAGGACGCGACGGACGTCGAAGTCGAATTCACCGACATGCGGTACGACAGCATCAAAGAGCAGTACCTCACCGGTGCGAACACCGGTACTCCGGATGCTGTCGAGGCGACCCCCAATCACCGGGGAGACTACGTCTCCGCCGACCTGATCGAACCGCTGACTGACCGTATTGACGACCTCGATTACAAAGACGGGTACATCGGTCTGGATACGATGAAGCACCAGAACGAAACCTGGGCCCTCCCATACATCGGGAACGGCCGCGGATTCGTCTATCGCCAGGACATCTTCGAGAAGTACGGCTTCGACGTCCCGGACCAGTGGAGCGACTTCATCCAAATGGGTGCGGAGATCACGAAGAACGAAGACGACATGCACGGATTCACCCTTACCAGCCAGAAGGGGAATACCCGTGGTCTCCAGGAGTTCCTCTCCTTCCTCTTCCAGCGTGTCGACTCAGTCTTCGAGGCGGACGGCGACGGATTTACGCTCAATGCCACTGCCGAGGACTTCGGCATCGTGTTCAAGGAGTATTTCTACGATCCGTTCTTCGCAACCGACACCCCCGCGACAAATCCGGACGCAAGGGGCATCGACTCCCTGGCGCACGATATCGCGTACATGAACGGGAACTACGCTGCCATCTCCACTGGTCCCTGGGTGTACGGTCTCATGGAGACGTCCGAGGACACGAACGAACAGGCGGAAGAGAACTACAGGAACAGCGCAGCGACGCACAACCCGCGCGTCGAAGGCGGCGAGAAAGGGACGTATGCCGAGGTAAAACCCCTCTTCGTCAACCGTCATTCGAAGAACAAGGAAGAGGCCTGGAAAGCGATCAAAGCGTTCACCTCGCCCGAGGGTATTCAGACGTACCTCGAGGAGAATCCGGGTAATCTCCCCGCTCACGAGGACGTCGAGTGGACCGTCCCCGAAAACACGGATAATCCGGACTGGGCCGGGTTCGAAGACGTCTTTGAGACCGGCAAGTCCTACGGCTTCTGGAGCGTCAGTCAGGTTTCGTCGACCTGGTTCGACCTCTCACAGAAGGTCATGTACGACGAGATCGATCCCATGGAGGCTGGCGAAAGACTTCACGAAGCCTGGTCGGAGAAAGCGAACGAGATGTAG
- a CDS encoding dihydrodipicolinate synthase family protein: protein MSLSADKVRERLRGVAVGLLTPFDNDLEIKHEEIAENAQELYEDGIRTFLATANISEYHSLSVSERVDVAETSLEALPSDACVLAGVGGSTPDAQELIRAYDRIDVDAMMIMPPDHTYLHEQGLLEYYRDLSSVTETPLVPYVRGFDPSVDYLTSLTRIEGVVGIKYALKDPVKLGAAVAAGDDDVVWVNGLAEPFAVSFWAEGAEGFSAGVSNFRPEIGLELFDALSEGNWESASKLRNICLPYQNFRDETGQENEIEGAISVSAVKKGLELAGLNGGNVREPIRPLAPEEEQKAERLYKQLEDDIESLIE, encoded by the coding sequence ATGTCATTGTCAGCCGACAAGGTACGGGAACGTCTCCGTGGCGTTGCCGTTGGCTTACTGACGCCGTTCGACAACGACCTCGAAATCAAACACGAGGAGATCGCGGAGAACGCTCAGGAGCTGTATGAGGATGGGATCCGAACGTTTCTGGCGACCGCGAACATCAGCGAGTACCACTCGCTCTCGGTGAGCGAGCGCGTCGACGTGGCCGAGACGAGCTTGGAAGCACTTCCCTCGGACGCCTGTGTCCTGGCCGGCGTCGGCGGCAGCACCCCGGACGCTCAGGAATTGATCCGCGCGTATGATCGCATCGACGTCGATGCGATGATGATCATGCCGCCGGACCACACCTATCTCCACGAGCAGGGGTTATTAGAGTACTACCGGGACCTCTCCTCTGTCACCGAGACACCGCTCGTCCCGTACGTCCGTGGCTTCGATCCGTCCGTCGACTACCTCACCAGCCTCACCCGAATCGAGGGCGTCGTCGGGATCAAGTACGCGCTGAAGGACCCGGTTAAACTCGGCGCGGCCGTCGCCGCCGGCGACGACGACGTCGTCTGGGTCAACGGCCTCGCAGAACCGTTCGCCGTCTCCTTCTGGGCTGAGGGCGCGGAGGGGTTCTCTGCGGGCGTCAGCAACTTCCGACCGGAAATCGGGCTCGAACTGTTCGACGCGCTCTCGGAAGGTAACTGGGAGAGCGCCAGCAAACTCCGGAATATCTGCCTACCATACCAGAACTTCCGGGACGAGACCGGGCAGGAAAACGAGATCGAAGGCGCGATCAGCGTCTCGGCGGTCAAAAAGGGACTCGAACTCGCCGGACTCAACGGCGGCAATGTGCGAGAGCCGATCCGGCCGCTTGCCCCCGAGGAGGAGCAAAAAGCCGAACGGCTGTATAAACAACTTGAGGACGACATCGAATCCCTCATTGAGTAA
- a CDS encoding IS5 family transposase codes for MAQCYKLNTTVSIAQRVTGERGESAAPSGGGGFADYALVSLHCLRIYLDATYRMTIDLLKEMPQITGEIGLNAADLPAPSTLCKAFDRIEMSVCRVLLRQSAQLHDSSEHAAIDDTFYERDRASRHYCQRTNYRVQTLKVTKLVDTATQTVLDLHYSTTLDGSDADLCEQIARRNAGDLRSLAAEKGYDKQQLRERLRELDIHTLIKHRIFAPYDHAHNARIDEDRYAQRSMTETVNSAVKRSLGYAVRARGWCREFREIALMCVVYNIKRAIKQ; via the coding sequence GGTGGCGGCGGATTCGCCGACTATGCCCTCGTTTCGCTGCACTGTCTCCGGATTTACCTCGATGCCACCTACCGAATGACCATCGATCTGCTGAAGGAAATGCCGCAAATAACAGGCGAGATCGGCCTCAATGCGGCCGATCTCCCCGCACCTTCCACCCTGTGTAAGGCGTTTGACCGGATCGAGATGAGCGTCTGTCGAGTGTTGCTGCGCCAGTCGGCGCAGCTACACGATTCATCCGAACACGCTGCTATCGACGACACATTCTACGAACGAGATCGTGCGAGCCGCCACTACTGCCAACGAACGAATTACCGCGTTCAAACGCTCAAGGTCACAAAACTCGTCGATACAGCAACGCAAACTGTGCTCGATCTTCACTATTCGACGACGTTAGACGGCAGTGACGCGGATCTCTGTGAGCAGATCGCCCGCCGGAACGCGGGCGATCTGCGGTCACTGGCCGCTGAGAAGGGCTATGACAAGCAACAACTCCGCGAACGGCTCCGTGAACTCGACATTCACACACTGATCAAACACCGAATCTTCGCACCGTACGATCACGCACACAACGCCCGAATTGACGAAGACCGGTACGCTCAGCGGTCAATGACCGAAACCGTCAACTCAGCCGTCAAGCGCTCGCTCGGCTACGCTGTGCGAGCGCGTGGCTGGTGTCGAGAGTTCCGTGAAATCGCTCTGATGTGTGTCGTCTACAACATCAAGCGTGCCATCAAACAGTGA